In Lycium ferocissimum isolate CSIRO_LF1 unplaced genomic scaffold, AGI_CSIRO_Lferr_CH_V1 ctg2529, whole genome shotgun sequence, a genomic segment contains:
- the LOC132043480 gene encoding uncharacterized protein LOC132043480 codes for MKKTSENEFLYLFVALYAFIKRFECCRPIVVVDGSHIKTAYNGTFVSANTMDGAGNILPLAYGVIDSENDKSWTWFLNEFKEAYGLRESMCVVSIGMNPSRLYPKYILMFPVLHAYGIFGRMYTINIERVTRSLSGVYYAMIKAYTRDEFDMLMEKVATVDIRVKDYLELAEGKSGLGFMLQINRAWTMRSNIAESINSALVQARELPIFDFLEEVRIMFGHWNFTNRQNGSYTFTTLGKRFNEMLSINESKSARMTVTLCVSVCVFNFFGIFHDTQNLVWLYSTYADCIYSYV; via the exons ATGAAGAAAACATCTGAAAATGAGTTCTTGTATCTTTTTGTAGCATTGTATGCCTTTATAAAGAGGTTTGAATGTTGTCGACCCATCGTGGTTGTAGATGGCAGCCATATCAAAACAGCATACAATGGGACATTTGTTTCAGCGAACACGATGGATGGTGCAG GGAATATACTACCTTTGGCGTATGGCGTGATTGATTCAGAAAATGATAAGTCTTGGACATGGTTCTTGAACGAGTTCAAGGAAGCTTATGGGCTACGGGAGAGCATGTGTGTTGTATCGATAGGCATGAATCCATCAAGGTTGTATCCAAAGTATATCCTAATGTTCCCCGTTTTGCATGCATATGGCATCTTTGGAAGAATGTATacaataaatatagaaagagtcACAAGGTCTTTGAGTGGGGTGTACTATGCAATGATAAAAGCGTATACACGGGATGAGTTTGACATGCTAATGGAAAAGGTTGCGACGGTGGATATTCGTGTAAAGGATTACTTGGAGTTAGCGGAAGGAAAAAGTGGTCTAGGCTTTATGCTCCAGATCAACCGAGCATGGACAATGAGGTCTAATATTGCTGAGTCTATCAATTCAGCTCTCGTACAAGCAAGAGAATTgccaatatttgattttcttgaagaagTTCGGATTATGTTTGGGCACTGGAATTTCACTAACCGACAAAATGGTTCATATACATTCACAACACTTGGGAAGAGATTCAATGAAATGCTTTCCATTAATGAGAGTAAATCTGCACGCATGACGGTTACTTTATGTGTATCTGTTTGTGTATTTAATTTCTTTGGTATATTTCATG ATACACAAAATCTTGTTTGGCTGTATTCAACATATGCTGATTGCATATACAGCTATGTGTGA
- the LOC132043478 gene encoding uncharacterized protein At5g02240, with protein MAALTRVSPYQCHKLSLVNHRLPELSSLLTTTTSSFVSFPKKNKKFSRFSVLAMADLNTSTVLVTGAGGRTGSIVYKKLKERSEKYTARGLVRTEESKQKIGGADDVYIGDIRNTESLVPAIQGIDALVILTSAVPKMKPGFDPTKGGRPEFYFEDGANPEQVDWIGQKNQIDAAKAAGVKQIVLVGSMGGTNPNHPLNSLGNGNILVWKRKAEQYLADSGIPYTIIRAGGLQDKEGGIRELLVGKDDELLETETKTVARADVAEVCIQALQYEEAKSKAFDLASKPEGTGTPTKDFKALFAQITTRF; from the exons ATGGCTGCTTTGACACGTGTATCTCCTTACCAATGCCATAAATTAAGTTTAGTAAATCATAGACTTCCAGAATTGTCTTCACttctaacaacaacaacctcatcaTTTGTTTCATttccaaagaaaaacaagaaatttaGCAGATTTTCAGTTTTGGCCATGGCTGATTTAAACACAAGCACTGTTCTTGTTACTGGTGCTGGCGGTAGAACTG GATCAATTGTCTacaagaagttgaaggagaGGTCAGAGAAATATACAGCTAGAGGATTGGTTAGAACTGAGGAAAGCAAACAAAAAATCGGTGGTGCGgatgatgtttatattggtgatATCAGGAATACTGAGAGTCTTGTTCCTGCTATCCAAGGTATCGATGCTCTTGTTATTCTTACAAGTGCTGTCCCAAAAATGAAACCCGGGTTTGATCCAACAAAAGGTGGAAGACCTGAATTCTATTTTGAGGATGGGGCAAATCCTGAACAG GTAGATTGGATTggccaaaagaaccaaatagatGCTG CTAAAGCTGCTGGTGTGAAGCAGATCGTGCTAGTTGGGTCAATGGGAGGGACAAATCCTAACCACCCCTTGAACAGTTTGGGGAATGGGAATATATTG GTTTGGAAGAGAAAGGCTGAACAATATTTGGCTGACTCTGGAATTCCATATACGATTATAAG GGCTGGAGGGTTACAAGATAAAGAAGGTGGTATAAGGGAACTACTTGTTGGAAAGGACGATGAACTTCTCGAGACAGAAACGAAAACTGTTGCTAGGGCTGATGTTGCCGAAGTCTGCATTCAG GCACTGCAGTATGAGGAAGCAAAATCTAAGGCATTTGATCTAGCCTCAAAACCTGAGGGAACTGGCACTCCAACTAAGGATTTCAAGGCTCTATTTGCACAAATCACTACTCGTTTCTGA